One window from the genome of Pseudomonas sp. L5B5 encodes:
- a CDS encoding hybrid sensor histidine kinase/response regulator yields the protein MRWLRIALGFTVTLLTLLCMSPAMAAQGSGWAVLLDEQADLQLSDIRSARYTNQFSPIELDKLTAAEPDGALWLRFKLQPGTHEQILRVFAPDLSHLNLYVLEGEQLIEQVNTGSSQPQTEKPLPSSDFALPLPQSAKPLDVYVRLVSEHELRPYITLQSAVMAAANQGQTLTYGLLFGCLAMLILHNLTRFAYTRSRSSLWLAICEGLLTLSLMMLLNLLGPWLPDWQPLQTPGAYLALLLTAPSGMMFAYRFFAPLGSHPLNRLLLGNILLIGLAGLSLLFVSTLPLNIITYVLVALAGLSMLFVGGYHWHKGYRPARCFVAAMAIFNLGTLVILPALLGLTLVPPQGLIVTLMSVVCVAGLLMSVALGERQRNITENRFSVSRDLAASTAEVNAKAEFLAKISHEIRTPMNGVLGMTELLLGTPLSVKQRDYVQTIHSAGNELLTLINEILDISKLESGQIELDDVQFDLNALIEDCLSIFRAKAEQQNVELISFIQPQVPRVISGDPTRLRQALLSLLENALKKTDEGEVLIVVALDERSSKPRLRIAVQDSGQPMEAEERDALLHTELHSKNFLATTRLGGNLGLVIARQLILLMHGEFGIKSGNQQGSTLWLTLPLDPERLEHPTADLDGPLQGARVLVVDDNDTCRKVLVQQCSAWGLNVSAVPSGKEALALLRTKAHLRDYFDVVLLDQNMPGMTGMQLAAKIKEDPSLNHDILLVMLTGISNAPSKVIARNAGIKRILAKPVAGYTLKTTLADELNQRDKAPAAPYNQPLPQAQGPAPITVPSDFRILVAEDNSISTKVIRGMLGKLNLQPDTASNGEEALQAMKAKRYDLVLMDCEMPVLDGFSATQQLRAWEVGNQRVRTPVVALTAHILAEHKERARQAGMDGHMAKPVELSQLRELVEHWVTQRDLRERSTAHTS from the coding sequence GTGCGCTGGCTCAGGATTGCCCTAGGCTTCACTGTCACACTGTTGACCCTGCTCTGCATGAGTCCGGCCATGGCCGCTCAAGGCAGTGGGTGGGCAGTGTTGCTCGACGAACAGGCCGACCTGCAACTCAGCGACATCCGCTCTGCGCGCTACACCAACCAGTTCAGCCCCATCGAACTCGACAAGCTGACCGCTGCCGAGCCTGACGGCGCCCTGTGGCTGCGCTTCAAGCTCCAGCCGGGCACCCACGAGCAGATCCTGCGAGTCTTCGCTCCCGACCTGTCCCACCTGAATCTCTATGTGCTCGAAGGCGAGCAGCTGATCGAGCAAGTGAACACCGGTTCCAGCCAGCCCCAGACGGAAAAGCCGCTGCCCAGCAGCGATTTTGCCCTGCCATTGCCGCAGAGTGCCAAGCCGCTGGATGTCTATGTGCGCCTGGTATCCGAACACGAACTGCGTCCCTACATCACCCTGCAATCAGCCGTGATGGCCGCCGCCAACCAGGGCCAGACGCTGACCTACGGCCTGCTCTTCGGCTGCCTGGCGATGCTGATCCTGCACAACCTCACGCGCTTCGCCTATACCCGCTCGCGCAGTAGCCTGTGGCTGGCCATCTGCGAGGGCCTGCTGACCCTCAGCCTGATGATGCTGCTGAACCTGCTCGGCCCCTGGCTGCCTGACTGGCAACCCCTGCAGACGCCCGGCGCCTACCTGGCGCTGCTGCTGACCGCACCCAGCGGGATGATGTTCGCCTATCGCTTTTTCGCTCCGCTGGGCTCGCACCCGCTGAACCGCCTGCTGCTGGGCAATATCCTGCTGATCGGCCTGGCCGGCCTGTCGCTGCTGTTCGTCAGCACCCTGCCGCTGAACATCATCACCTATGTCCTGGTGGCCCTGGCCGGCCTGAGCATGCTGTTCGTCGGCGGCTACCACTGGCACAAGGGTTATCGCCCGGCCCGCTGTTTCGTCGCCGCCATGGCGATCTTCAACCTCGGCACCCTGGTGATACTCCCGGCCCTGCTCGGCTTGACGCTGGTGCCACCGCAAGGGCTGATCGTCACCCTGATGAGCGTGGTGTGCGTCGCCGGCCTGCTGATGAGCGTCGCGCTCGGCGAACGCCAGCGCAACATCACCGAGAATCGCTTCAGCGTCAGCCGCGACCTGGCGGCCAGTACCGCCGAGGTCAATGCCAAGGCCGAGTTCCTGGCCAAGATCAGCCATGAAATCCGCACCCCGATGAACGGCGTGCTGGGCATGACCGAACTGCTGCTGGGCACCCCGCTGTCGGTCAAGCAGCGCGACTACGTGCAGACCATCCACAGCGCCGGTAACGAGCTGCTGACCCTGATCAACGAGATCCTCGACATCTCCAAGCTCGAATCCGGACAGATCGAGCTGGACGACGTGCAATTCGATCTCAATGCCCTGATCGAGGACTGCCTGAGCATCTTCCGGGCCAAGGCCGAGCAGCAGAACGTCGAACTGATCAGCTTCATCCAGCCCCAGGTGCCGCGAGTCATCAGCGGCGATCCGACGCGCCTGCGCCAGGCCCTGCTGAGCCTGCTGGAAAACGCCCTGAAGAAGACCGACGAAGGCGAAGTGCTGATCGTCGTGGCCCTCGACGAGCGCAGCAGCAAACCACGCCTGCGCATTGCGGTACAGGACAGCGGCCAGCCCATGGAGGCCGAAGAGCGCGATGCCCTGCTGCACACCGAACTGCACAGCAAGAACTTCCTGGCCACCACCCGCCTGGGGGGCAACCTGGGCCTGGTGATCGCCCGCCAGCTGATCCTGCTGATGCATGGCGAATTCGGCATCAAGAGCGGCAACCAGCAAGGCAGCACCCTGTGGCTGACCCTGCCGCTGGACCCCGAGCGCCTGGAGCACCCCACCGCCGACCTCGACGGCCCATTGCAGGGAGCCCGGGTGCTGGTGGTGGACGACAACGACACCTGCCGCAAGGTCCTGGTACAGCAGTGCAGTGCCTGGGGCCTGAACGTCAGCGCGGTACCGTCGGGCAAGGAAGCACTGGCCCTGCTGCGCACCAAGGCCCACCTGCGGGACTATTTCGACGTGGTCCTGCTGGACCAGAACATGCCCGGCATGACCGGCATGCAACTGGCGGCGAAGATCAAGGAAGACCCGAGCCTGAACCACGACATCCTGCTGGTCATGCTCACCGGCATCAGCAACGCGCCCAGCAAGGTGATTGCACGCAACGCCGGGATCAAGCGCATCCTCGCCAAGCCGGTGGCCGGCTACACCCTCAAGACCACCCTGGCCGACGAACTCAACCAGCGCGACAAGGCGCCTGCCGCGCCCTACAACCAGCCCCTGCCCCAGGCCCAGGGCCCGGCGCCGATCACCGTGCCCAGCGACTTCCGTATCCTGGTGGCCGAGGACAACAGCATCTCCACCAAGGTGATCCGCGGCATGCTCGGCAAGCTCAACCTGCAGCCCGATACGGCCAGCAATGGCGAGGAAGCCCTGCAGGCGATGAAGGCCAAGCGCTACGACCTGGTGCTGATGGATTGCGAGATGCCCGTGCTCGACGGGTTCTCCGCCACCCAGCAACTGCGGGCCTGGGAAGTCGGCAACCAGCGGGTGCGCACACCGGTGGTGGCGCTCACCGCCCATATCCTGGCCGAGCACAAGGAACGCGCGCGCCAGGCCGGCATGGACGGCCACATGGCCAAGCCGGTGGAACTGTCGCAACTGCGCGAACTGGTGGAACACTGGGTCACCCAGCGCGACCTGCGCGAACGCAGCACCGCACACACCAGCTGA
- a CDS encoding MarC family protein, with product MLHVLFSVYLKMLVLYSPFFVLSCFISLTRGYSLKERRRLAWKVALATLVSSVLLYLFGRVIFGVFGITVDAFRIGAGSVLFISALGMAQGKSAVQTDNVQQDVTIVPLTIPLTVGPGTIGALLVMGVSQPHWDDKLTAILSIALASLTVGVVLYLSNRIERILGDQGLQIVSRLMGLFVCALAAQIIFTGVRGYLVP from the coding sequence ATGCTCCACGTGCTGTTCAGCGTTTACCTGAAGATGCTGGTGCTCTACAGCCCCTTCTTCGTGCTCTCGTGCTTCATCAGCCTGACCCGCGGCTATTCCCTCAAGGAACGCCGGCGCCTGGCCTGGAAAGTCGCCCTCGCGACCCTGGTCTCCAGCGTGCTGCTGTACCTGTTCGGACGGGTGATCTTCGGCGTGTTCGGCATCACCGTGGATGCATTCCGCATCGGCGCGGGCTCGGTGCTGTTCATCTCGGCCCTGGGCATGGCCCAGGGCAAGTCGGCGGTGCAGACCGACAACGTGCAGCAGGACGTGACCATCGTCCCGTTGACCATTCCCCTGACCGTCGGCCCCGGCACCATCGGCGCCCTGCTGGTGATGGGCGTCAGCCAGCCGCACTGGGACGACAAGCTCACCGCGATCCTCAGCATCGCCCTGGCCAGCCTCACCGTGGGCGTGGTGCTGTACCTGTCCAACCGCATCGAGCGCATCCTCGGCGACCAGGGCCTGCAGATCGTCAGCCGGCTCATGGGCCTGTTCGTCTGTGCCCTGGCAGCGCAGATCATCTTCACCGGGGTCAGGGGTTATCTAGTCCCCTAG
- a CDS encoding CPCC family cysteine-rich protein, with amino-acid sequence METLTATAAIDLLSAHRLPGLDAAARASHLLNWWGIDSDDLEFAALPPCLQQQLISQPEPPDDTQDPRYNALLLIALRAEYRGVTHLYLRRCLREAGLGDYIVSPGLEHREACPCCGYLTLGARGEYEICDLCNWEDDGSQALDVLSGPNHKTLGQAREHFARHQDHLPLDKWPRISKDHP; translated from the coding sequence ATGGAAACACTCACCGCCACCGCCGCCATCGACCTCCTGAGCGCACACAGGCTGCCCGGCCTAGATGCCGCTGCTCGCGCCTCCCACCTCCTGAACTGGTGGGGGATAGACAGCGACGACCTTGAGTTCGCGGCACTGCCACCCTGCCTGCAGCAACAGCTCATCTCGCAACCGGAGCCCCCGGACGATACGCAAGACCCGCGCTACAACGCCCTGCTGCTGATTGCCCTGCGCGCCGAGTATCGCGGCGTGACCCACCTGTACCTGAGGCGCTGCCTGCGTGAAGCCGGGCTGGGCGACTACATCGTCAGCCCAGGCCTCGAGCACCGGGAGGCCTGTCCCTGCTGTGGCTACCTGACCCTGGGCGCACGAGGCGAATACGAGATCTGCGACCTGTGCAATTGGGAAGACGACGGCAGCCAGGCGCTGGACGTGCTGAGCGGGCCCAACCACAAAACCCTGGGCCAGGCCCGGGAACACTTCGCCCGCCACCAGGACCACCTGCCCCTGGACAAATGGCCACGCATCAGCAAGGACCACCCATGA
- a CDS encoding SMI1/KNR4 family protein has protein sequence MIPPQLIALIEALPSFRPRPDTAEVTRALATLGIALDSEFAQIYLAYHPADFESRASYEVLMDIDGPSDEILMCTEFIHEVWELPENFIAFTSLQGEGGYLLDKDSGGVWDFDLGDWEAFVAGRIPARWASFFEFITWYLQP, from the coding sequence ATGATTCCCCCGCAGTTGATCGCCCTGATCGAAGCCCTGCCCAGCTTCCGCCCGCGCCCCGACACCGCCGAGGTCACCCGAGCGCTGGCAACATTGGGGATTGCCCTGGACAGCGAGTTCGCACAGATCTACCTGGCCTACCACCCCGCCGACTTCGAAAGCCGAGCGAGCTACGAAGTGCTGATGGATATCGACGGGCCCAGTGATGAAATCCTGATGTGCACCGAGTTCATTCATGAAGTCTGGGAGTTGCCAGAGAACTTCATCGCCTTCACCTCATTGCAAGGCGAAGGCGGCTACTTGCTGGACAAGGACAGCGGCGGTGTCTGGGATTTCGACCTGGGCGACTGGGAAGCCTTCGTCGCCGGCCGCATCCCCGCCAGATGGGCCAGCTTCTTCGAATTCATCACCTGGTATTTGCAGCCCTAA
- the cobJ gene encoding precorrin-3B C(17)-methyltransferase — MARSTPAIVILGQGSLDTARRIQRLYPDSLIHGLAERVEGADRVYHEFGATLRQLYQQDTPIIALCAAGIVIRTLALLLLEKGAEPPVLAVAEDGSAVVPLLGGLGGVNVMAREIAAGLGGAAAITTSGELRFGTCLLNPPSGYALGDLELGKRFVSDLLGGESVRIEGAAPWLAAAKLPEDEQARLTIRVGSAEREPAANELVIYPRSVLIALTCRSELARDSGLELAEHLRAALHQAGIARQSVACLLAADNEMASPALREAAAELGVPLRFLAAAGSVTELAQQAVPQLLPPLKVGEDIAIAVASQPLDPEQIGRPRGRLAVIGLGPGAAELMVPAVKAELARANDILGYETYVRMAGPFRADQVMHCTDNREEMQRARHAFELAAQGRSVVVVSSGDPGVFAMAAAVLEALHESSDPAWHRVDLEILPGVSASLATAAQAGAPLGHDFCVLSLSDNLKPWDIIEKRLDLASQADLALAFYNPISRSRPWQLGRALEIVRQHRTPQTPVVLGRDVGRPGQTLRVITLGELTPEQVDMRTMVLVGSSTTCVFPRAEGGEWVYTPRWYGEKP; from the coding sequence ATGGCCCGTTCAACTCCGGCCATCGTCATCCTTGGCCAAGGCAGCCTCGACACTGCGCGACGGATCCAGCGCCTGTACCCCGACTCGTTGATCCACGGTCTGGCGGAACGGGTCGAAGGCGCTGACCGGGTGTACCACGAGTTCGGCGCGACCCTGCGCCAGCTCTACCAGCAGGACACGCCAATCATCGCCCTGTGCGCCGCCGGCATCGTGATCCGCACCCTGGCGCTGCTGCTCCTGGAAAAGGGCGCCGAGCCGCCGGTACTGGCGGTGGCCGAGGATGGCAGCGCGGTGGTGCCGCTGCTGGGGGGCCTGGGCGGGGTCAACGTCATGGCCCGGGAAATCGCCGCCGGCCTGGGGGGGGCTGCGGCCATCACCACCAGCGGTGAACTGCGCTTCGGTACCTGCCTGCTCAACCCGCCCAGCGGTTATGCCCTGGGCGACCTGGAGCTGGGCAAGCGTTTCGTCTCCGACCTGCTGGGTGGCGAAAGCGTGCGCATCGAAGGCGCCGCGCCCTGGCTGGCGGCGGCGAAGCTGCCCGAGGACGAGCAGGCCCGCCTGACGATCCGGGTCGGCTCCGCGGAACGCGAGCCTGCGGCCAATGAACTGGTGATCTACCCGCGCAGTGTCCTCATCGCACTCACCTGCAGGAGCGAGCTTGCGCGCGATAGCGGTCTCGAGTTGGCCGAGCATCTCCGGGCTGCTCTGCACCAGGCCGGGATCGCTCGCCAATCCGTGGCCTGCCTGCTGGCCGCCGACAATGAAATGGCCAGCCCGGCCTTGCGTGAAGCCGCCGCCGAGCTGGGCGTGCCGTTGCGCTTCCTGGCGGCAGCCGGCAGCGTCACCGAACTGGCGCAACAGGCCGTGCCGCAATTGCTGCCACCGCTGAAGGTGGGCGAGGACATCGCCATCGCCGTGGCCAGCCAGCCCCTGGACCCGGAGCAGATCGGTCGCCCTCGCGGGCGCCTGGCCGTGATCGGCCTCGGCCCAGGCGCTGCCGAGCTGATGGTGCCGGCGGTGAAAGCCGAACTGGCCCGGGCCAATGACATTCTTGGCTACGAAACCTACGTGCGCATGGCTGGCCCGTTCCGTGCCGACCAGGTCATGCACTGCACTGACAACCGCGAAGAAATGCAGCGTGCCCGCCATGCCTTCGAACTGGCCGCACAGGGCCGTTCGGTGGTGGTGGTGTCGTCCGGTGACCCGGGCGTGTTCGCCATGGCCGCGGCGGTGCTCGAAGCCTTGCATGAGTCCAGCGACCCGGCATGGCACCGCGTCGACCTGGAGATCCTGCCCGGGGTCTCCGCTTCCCTGGCCACCGCAGCCCAGGCCGGTGCGCCCCTGGGCCATGACTTCTGCGTGCTGTCGCTGTCGGACAACCTCAAGCCCTGGGACATCATCGAGAAGCGCCTGGACCTCGCCTCCCAGGCGGACCTGGCGCTGGCCTTCTACAACCCGATTTCCCGCTCGCGGCCCTGGCAACTGGGCCGGGCCCTGGAGATCGTGCGTCAGCACCGCACGCCACAAACCCCGGTGGTGCTGGGGCGAGATGTCGGGCGTCCGGGCCAGACCCTGCGGGTCATCACCCTGGGCGAGCTCACCCCGGAGCAGGTGGACATGCGCACCATGGTGTTGGTTGGCTCCTCCACTACCTGCGTCTTCCCCCGGGCCGAGGGTGGCGAGTGGGTCTATACGCCGAGGTGGTACGGCGAGAAGCCATAG
- a CDS encoding precorrin-2 C(20)-methyltransferase: MQQPGRLIGLGVGPGDPELITLKALRLLRESPVVAYFVAKGKKGNAFGIIEAHLQEAQTLLPLVYPVTTEVLPAPLSYEQVISDFYDEASVQVAEHLDAGRDVAVICEGDPFFYGSYMYLHDRLAERYQAEVVPGVCSMLGGASVLGAPLVYRNQSLSVLSGVLPPDELKRRLADADAAVVMKLGRNFPKVRQVLEQLGLAERALYVERATMANQKIVPLDEVEPMSSPYFSLIIVPGQRWQG; the protein is encoded by the coding sequence ATGCAGCAACCTGGACGTTTGATCGGCCTCGGCGTGGGCCCTGGTGATCCGGAACTGATTACCCTCAAGGCCCTGCGCCTGCTGCGCGAGTCGCCGGTGGTGGCCTACTTCGTCGCCAAGGGCAAGAAGGGCAATGCCTTCGGCATCATCGAAGCGCACCTGCAGGAGGCGCAAACCCTGCTGCCGCTGGTCTACCCGGTGACCACCGAAGTGCTGCCGGCGCCGCTGTCCTATGAGCAGGTGATCAGCGATTTCTACGACGAAGCCAGCGTGCAGGTGGCCGAGCACCTGGATGCCGGCCGCGATGTGGCGGTGATCTGCGAGGGCGACCCGTTCTTCTACGGCTCCTACATGTACCTGCACGACCGCCTGGCCGAGCGTTACCAGGCCGAAGTGGTGCCGGGGGTCTGCTCCATGCTGGGTGGTGCCTCGGTGCTGGGCGCGCCCCTGGTGTATCGCAACCAGAGCTTGTCGGTGCTGTCCGGGGTGCTGCCCCCTGACGAGCTCAAGCGCCGCCTGGCGGACGCCGACGCGGCAGTGGTGATGAAGCTGGGGCGCAACTTCCCCAAGGTGCGGCAGGTCCTGGAACAGCTGGGGCTGGCGGAGCGGGCGCTGTACGTCGAGCGCGCCACCATGGCCAACCAGAAGATCGTGCCGCTGGATGAAGTGGAGCCGATGTCCTCGCCGTACTTCTCGCTGATCATCGTTCCCGGACAAAGGTGGCAAGGCTGA
- a CDS encoding precorrin-8X methylmutase translates to MIDYIRDGQEIYRNSFAIIREEARLERIPADLEKLAVRVIHACGMVEAIDGLQFSEGAGKAGREALAAGAPILCDARMVSEGITRARLPANNPVICTLRDDSVPELARELGNTRSAVALELWRPHLEGSVVVIGNAPTALFYLLEMLDAGAPKPALILGFPVGFVGAAESKAMLAADSRGVPFVIMQGRLGGSAMAAAAVNALATEIE, encoded by the coding sequence ATGATTGATTACATTCGCGACGGTCAGGAGATCTATCGCAACTCCTTCGCGATCATCCGCGAGGAAGCAAGGCTGGAACGCATTCCTGCCGACCTGGAAAAGCTCGCGGTCCGGGTGATCCACGCCTGCGGCATGGTCGAGGCCATCGATGGCCTCCAGTTCTCTGAAGGCGCCGGCAAGGCCGGGCGCGAGGCCCTGGCGGCCGGAGCGCCGATCCTCTGCGATGCGCGGATGGTCTCCGAGGGCATCACCCGGGCGCGCCTGCCGGCCAACAACCCGGTGATCTGCACCCTGCGTGACGACAGCGTGCCGGAGTTGGCCCGGGAGCTGGGCAATACCCGTTCGGCGGTGGCCCTGGAACTGTGGCGGCCGCACCTGGAAGGCAGCGTGGTGGTGATCGGCAATGCCCCCACCGCGCTGTTCTACCTGCTGGAAATGCTCGACGCCGGTGCACCGAAACCGGCGCTGATCCTTGGCTTCCCGGTGGGCTTCGTCGGCGCTGCCGAATCCAAGGCAATGCTGGCCGCCGACAGCCGTGGCGTGCCGTTCGTGATCATGCAGGGCCGCCTGGGCGGCAGTGCCATGGCGGCCGCCGCCGTCAACGCCCTGGCCACGGAGATCGAATGA
- the cobG gene encoding precorrin-3B synthase — MSTAIRPSACPGLLRIVPALDGGICRIKLAGGVISCAQAVAVAEAAQAFAGGVIEATNRANLQIRGIGSEHQALIARLLDAGLGPTTAAGDDVRNLMLSPSAGIDRQCLVDTRPLAAQILQTLQGHPRFHELSAKFAVQLDGGEALAMLHHHHDLWLAALERDGQVLLAFGLAGCLADPPLAAVPLELGHPLLVAVLELFLDLASPEQTRMRHLLAQVPVAEFLARLEHHLGHPLLSVEGWRRPAAAEGLHLGTYPQVDAGRVYVGAVTPLGRLDPAMLKGAAHLAQRYGDSSLRLTPWQSLLLPDIAVADAPAVTAGLAELGLLCHPEQALAHLIACTGSSGCAKAQADTKGDALRLAALLQAQGRQQAVHLSGCLRTCAAAHVAPATLLAVAPGRYDLYLRDATQPGFGRLRARNLSIEAAQALLDVRQRSHLDD; from the coding sequence CTGTCCACTGCCATCCGTCCCTCGGCCTGTCCGGGGTTGCTGCGTATCGTCCCGGCCCTGGATGGCGGTATCTGCCGGATCAAGCTGGCCGGTGGGGTTATCAGCTGCGCCCAGGCCGTGGCGGTGGCCGAGGCTGCGCAGGCATTTGCCGGTGGGGTGATCGAGGCCACCAATCGCGCCAACCTGCAGATCCGTGGCATCGGCAGCGAGCACCAGGCGCTGATCGCCAGGTTGCTGGATGCCGGCCTGGGGCCGACCACGGCGGCAGGGGACGATGTGCGCAACCTGATGCTCAGCCCCAGTGCCGGGATCGACCGCCAGTGCCTGGTCGACACCCGGCCACTGGCGGCGCAGATCCTGCAAACCCTGCAAGGCCATCCACGGTTCCACGAGCTGTCCGCCAAGTTCGCCGTGCAACTGGATGGTGGCGAGGCCCTGGCCATGCTCCACCATCATCACGACCTGTGGCTGGCGGCCCTGGAGCGCGACGGCCAGGTGCTGCTGGCCTTCGGCCTGGCCGGTTGCCTGGCGGATCCACCCCTGGCGGCGGTGCCGCTGGAGCTGGGCCACCCACTGCTGGTGGCGGTGCTGGAGTTGTTCCTCGACCTGGCGTCCCCCGAGCAGACTCGCATGCGCCACTTGCTGGCCCAGGTGCCGGTGGCGGAGTTTCTTGCCCGCTTGGAGCATCACCTGGGGCATCCCCTGCTGAGTGTGGAGGGTTGGCGCCGTCCAGCGGCCGCCGAGGGCTTGCACCTGGGCACTTATCCACAGGTCGATGCCGGGCGGGTCTATGTCGGTGCGGTCACGCCCCTGGGGCGTCTCGACCCGGCCATGCTCAAGGGCGCCGCGCACCTGGCCCAGCGCTATGGCGACTCCAGCCTGCGACTCACCCCCTGGCAGAGCCTGCTGCTGCCGGACATTGCCGTGGCCGATGCCCCTGCGGTCACCGCGGGCCTGGCCGAGCTGGGCCTGCTGTGCCATCCCGAACAGGCCCTGGCCCACCTGATCGCCTGCACTGGCTCCAGCGGTTGTGCCAAGGCCCAGGCCGATACCAAGGGCGATGCGCTGCGGTTGGCGGCCCTGTTGCAGGCCCAGGGACGACAGCAGGCGGTGCATCTGTCCGGTTGCCTGCGCACCTGCGCCGCCGCCCATGTGGCGCCGGCCACCCTGCTGGCGGTGGCCCCGGGACGCTACGACCTGTATTTGCGCGACGCCACGCAGCCGGGGTTCGGCAGGCTGCGGGCGCGCAACCTTTCTATAGAAGCGGCACAAGCGCTGCTTGATGTCCGCCAACGGAGTCACCTTGATGATTGA
- a CDS encoding bifunctional cobalt-precorrin-7 (C(5))-methyltransferase/cobalt-precorrin-6B (C(15))-methyltransferase, with translation MSPWLTVVGIGEDGFKGLGRSARHALLGASRIVGGQRQLELLPACIRGERQPWPSPFSLEPVLSQRGTPVCVLASGDPMFFGVGASLARQLPPEELHILPAPSSCSLAAARLGWPLQEVVSLSLVARPLAALNAQLANGLRLLVLSNDRHSPAAVAGLLREQGFGPSLVSVLEHLGGPLERRIDNTADDWQDPVIADLNLLAIECRAAPDAPRLSRLAGLPDSAFRHDGQLTKRDVRAMTLARLAPMPGELLWDVGAGSGSIGIEWMRAHPSCRALAIEADEGRQQLIEHNRDALGVPGLQLIRGSAPQALAGLEPADAIFIGGGVTRDGVLATCWERLKPGGRLVANAVTLQSEMTLMDWRQRHGGELTRIHVAQAQPLGEFDTWRQALPITLLDLAKPL, from the coding sequence ATGTCGCCCTGGCTGACAGTAGTGGGAATCGGTGAAGACGGCTTCAAGGGCCTGGGCCGCAGCGCCCGGCATGCCTTGCTGGGCGCTTCGCGGATTGTCGGCGGGCAGCGCCAGCTGGAGCTGCTGCCGGCGTGCATCCGTGGCGAACGCCAGCCGTGGCCGAGCCCGTTCTCCCTGGAACCGGTACTGAGCCAGCGCGGTACCCCCGTATGCGTGCTGGCCAGTGGCGACCCGATGTTCTTCGGCGTCGGCGCCAGCCTGGCACGGCAGCTGCCCCCCGAAGAACTGCACATCCTGCCCGCGCCCTCCTCCTGTTCCCTGGCCGCCGCACGCCTGGGCTGGCCCCTGCAGGAGGTGGTCAGCCTGTCGCTGGTGGCGCGGCCATTGGCCGCGCTCAATGCCCAATTGGCCAACGGCCTGCGCCTGCTGGTGCTGAGCAACGATCGCCACAGCCCGGCGGCAGTGGCCGGGTTGCTGCGCGAGCAAGGCTTCGGCCCAAGCCTGGTCAGCGTCCTGGAACACCTGGGAGGCCCGCTGGAGCGCCGCATCGACAACACCGCCGACGACTGGCAGGACCCGGTCATCGCCGACCTCAACCTGCTGGCCATCGAGTGCCGCGCCGCCCCAGATGCGCCACGCCTGTCGCGCCTGGCCGGCCTGCCGGACTCGGCCTTTCGCCACGACGGCCAGCTGACCAAGCGCGACGTGCGCGCCATGACCCTGGCTCGCCTGGCGCCCATGCCCGGCGAGTTGCTGTGGGACGTCGGGGCCGGCAGTGGCTCGATCGGCATCGAATGGATGCGCGCCCACCCCAGCTGCCGCGCCCTGGCCATCGAGGCTGACGAGGGGCGCCAGCAACTGATCGAACACAACCGCGACGCCCTCGGGGTGCCCGGGCTGCAATTGATCCGTGGCAGCGCCCCCCAGGCCCTCGCTGGCCTGGAGCCTGCGGACGCGATCTTCATCGGCGGCGGCGTGACCCGCGACGGGGTACTCGCCACCTGCTGGGAACGACTCAAGCCCGGCGGCCGCCTGGTGGCCAATGCCGTGACCCTGCAAAGCGAGATGACCCTGATGGACTGGCGCCAGCGCCACGGTGGCGAGCTGACCCGCATCCACGTGGCCCAGGCCCAGCCGCTGGGGGAGTTCGACACCTGGCGCCAGGCCTTGCCGATCACCTTGCTCGATCTCGCCAAGCCGCTATGA